The nucleotide sequence ATTTGAAAAGTTTCTTCTATTATATAAGATATTCCTTTAACGCTGAAATGCCTTACAAAGTGAATATAAGTATGATAAAGTAAGAACAATACGATCGTCGCGGATAGAAAAAATCGCTGAACGAAGACAACGATTAACACCGAAGCAGCCGAAAGGCGATGCAGGTGTCCATCAAGCGAAAGCGCAAGAGTAACACTGTATCACCTATATTATTGTCGCGGGGTAGAGCAGTTCGGTAGCTCGTCGGGCTCATAACCCGGAGGTCGCAGGTTCAAATCCTGCCCCCGCAACCAAAAAGGTCCCGTGGTGTAGCGGTTAACATGCCTGCCTGTCACGCAGGAGATCGCCGGTTCGATCCCGGTCGGGACCGCCATTTTTATCTTAATTACGTGGGTCAGTAGCTCAGTTGGTAGAGCATTAGATTGAAGCTCTAAGTGTCGGCGGTTCGATTCCGTCCTGACCCACCATTTTTTTATTTTTTAATTCTCCATGCCGGAGTAGCTCAACTGGTAGAGCAACTGACTTGTAATCAGTAGGTTGAGGGTTCAAGTCCTTTCTCCGGCACCACTAGGTGGGGTAGCGAAGTGGCTAAACGCGGCGGACTGTAAATCCGCTCCTTCGGGTTCGGCAGTTCGAATCTGCCCCCCACCACCAGTTTTTATAGGGGCATAGTTTAACGGTAGAACAGAGGTCTCCAAAACCTCCGATGTGGGTTCGATTCCTACTGCCCCTGCCAATTTTAAATTTTATATGATGGCGGTCGTGGCGAAGTGGTTAACGCACCGGATTGTGATTCCGGCACTCGGGGGTTCAATTCCCCTCGTCCGCCCCATGTTTTTTCTTTTAATAACTAATCGATATACCAATAATATTATGGCGGTCGTGGCGAAGTGGTTAACGCACCGGATTGTGATTCCGGCACTCGGGGGTTCAATTCCCCTCGTCCGCCCCATCCAATTATTGGGGTATAGCCAAGCGGTAAGGCAACGGGTTTTGATCCCGTCATGCCCTGGTTCGAATCCAGGTACCCCAGCTTTTGCGGAAGTAGTTCAGTGGTAGAACGCCACCTTGCCAAGGTGGAGGTCGCGGGTTCGAACCCCGTCTTCCGCTCCAAAAGTTATGGCGGCATAGCCAAGTGGTAAGGCATGGGTCTGCAACACCCTTATCACCGGTTCGAGTCCGGTTGCCGCCTCCATCATAATTTGCCGGCGTGGCGGAATTGGCAGACGCGCGGGACTCAAAATCCCGTTCCTTCACGGGAGTGTCGGTTCGACCCCGACCGCCGGTATCAATTAAAAGGGCCTGCCTGCCCTTTATAAACTTCCAGTTTTGATTTATTTCAAAACTGGAAGTTTTTTTTGCTCATTTTAAAGAAAAGCCACGGTTTTTGTTTTCCATCAGAACTACGCTGACAGCAACCTGTGAAAAATAGAATGAAGGCATGAAGGATAGTACATGTGCTGAATTTGTTGGACTGGCGCTGTTTTAATGAATGGCAATTGTCTCATACATGAATCTATTCAAGAGAGGGAAGGACAGCGCAAGAAATGCTGCATTTGAGGATTGCCGCGTTAAAGAAAGAGTGAATTGCTTGAAGGCAGCATATGCAGCCGGGCATTACTTCATTAACAAGTGACTAATGCTTAAAGCTTAAATATCAACTCTAAAAGCCATTCAGGCGATTTAAGAGAGAGTTATGATCAAGTAGAGAGAAATGGCTTAGAGCTGGCGCAGGAGTGTTTAAAGCATGTGCTATAGGAGAGGGACTTAACGCAATGTCTTATGTTCAAGAAACGGAATTTATAAAATGCTATGTGGCTTGATCAAGCATCACAGTCGCCTAAATCCTGTTTGCCCTTATAATCTTTGCAGAATCGAGCGAAGTGAATGAAAGCCCACTAGATTATACTAAAAACAGTTTTGTAAGCATGGGAGAAAGCAAAGTTGTTGCTGCAAAATGCTGCGATTGACAGGGAGAATTAAGGCAGTGGCGTCCAGAAAAATTAACTGATGCTATTATCTTAAAAGCAAATCCTCCATAAGAGAGTATTACTTTAGAAAAAAATGAAACTATCCTTGCTATAGCTAAAGAGTAAGAAACAGTTGAATAATTACCTTCTTGTAGCATTTAGAGTCAAAATTTCTGGACTTTAATTGAAAAAAGGAGTATGTTATTTTCGTGGAAATTTTCAATATTACAGGATTGTAAATTTTATTAATATAGTATGCAACTGATGTTAAATAGTATATTATATAAAAGCTTAGATTTTATTTTATGAATATAGCGGAGGTAAGAAAATGGCTTTCAAGAAGAAAGATAAGTTTGCAGTTTTATTGGGTGAAATCGCATTGAATTTAAAAGAGAGTGCTGCTTATTTTGCGGATTATAAATTGCGGGAAATCAGCGATCTGAAAATATTTTCGAACACGATGAAGGATTACGAAACCAAAGGGGACAATTATGTCCATACGATTATCCAGGACTTGAATCAAGCGTTCATCACGCCGATTGAACGCGAAGATATCTTGGCCCTTGCCATGACGATGGATGACGTGCTCGATGGGCTGGACCATACAGCTTCCATGTTTGAAATGTATTCGATTATTAATGCAGACGAGTTCATGCTGGAGTTTGTGGAAGCGATTCGCTTGAGTACGATTGAAATTGAAACTGCTGTAGATTTAATGTCTTCTAAGAAATTGCCTGCTATGAGAGAGCATGCGATTAAGATTAAAGATTATGAATCCCAATGCGATGTGACAAGACGCCACGCAATCAAACACTTATTCCAGACGGAAAAAGACCCGATTCGCATTATCCAATACAAAGAAATCTACGAAGAACTTGAAGAAATTGCAGACCATTGCCAAAAGGTAGCAAATACATTCGAATCAATTATTATGAAAAACGCTTAAGGAGCAAGATGACCGATGGATATGGTGCTGCTATTAACAGTTTTAATTGTCGTTTTTGCTGTAGTATTCGATTTTATCAACGGCTTTCATGATACGGCCAACTCAATCGCTACGGCGGTTTCCACAAAAGCGTTGAAACCGCGCCATGCGATTATGCTGGCGGCAATTATGAACTTTGTTGGAGCTATGGCTTTTACCGGCGTTGCTAAAACAATTACAAAAGATATTGTGGATCCATTTACACTTACAAATGGAACAGTTGTAATCCTGGCAGCTTTATTGGCTGCTATTATTTGGAATTTGGTTACTTGGTACTACGGCATTCCGAGCAGCTCTTCTCATGCTTTGATTGGTTCGATCGCCGGAGCCGCAATTGCTGCAGCTGGTTTTACGGCTTTGAATTACGGAGGATTTATAAAGATTCTTCAAGCATTGATCCTTTCGCCGGTGCTGGCTTTTGCAGTCGGTTATATTGTTTACAGCATATTTAAAGTGGTGTTTAAAAATAATAATTTGACGAAGACGAACCGCAATTTCCGCTTGATCCAGATTGCAACTGCTGCATTGCAATCGTTCTCGCACGGTACAAACGATGCCCAAAAAGCGATGGGGATTATTACCATGGCTTTGATTGTTAATAATTATCAAAGTTCTGATGATATTCAGTTATGGGTACAGGCGCTTTGTGCTCTTGCCATGGCTCTTGGAACATCTGTCGGCGGCTGGAGAATCATCAAAACCGTCGGCGGCAAGATTATGAAAATCCGTCCGGTTAACGGAGTGGCAGCTGACCTTACAGGAGCAGCTGTCATCTTCGGGGCAACGTTCATTCACTTGCCAGTGAGCACGACGCATGTAATTTCGTCATCCATCATGGGTGTCGGGGCTTCACACCGGCTGAAAGGCGTTAAATGGGGCACTGCTAAAACGATGCTGATTACATGGCTGATCACGATGCCGATATCAGCTCTGCTAGCTGGAAGCATCTATTTTATCCTTAATATTTTCCTTTAAAACAGGGAGTAGGAACGCCGGAATTCTGGCGTTCCTACTTTTTTTAATATTATTGTGAAAAACTATTGGTGTTTTGAATAATTTATGTTATATTTATTAATGTCCTTTTGACATGCCGGCGTGGCGGAATTGGCAGACGCGCGGGACTCAAAATCCCGTTCCTTCACGGGAGTGTCGGTTCGACCCCGACCGCCGGTATACTCATCATCGCCATGCCAAGCGATGAACCTAAAAAGCCGATGTTCTGATTCTTTCAGAACATCGGCTTTTTTTATTTTGCGAATTCACAGCTTACGCGCTTGTTCTCCGGTGTGAACATTCCATCGGGGTTCTTTTTAAAGAGCCATGCGTGCAAGTCGTAATGCTGTCCTTTAGAGCCGTCGTGGTTATCCATTGGGCCTTGGAATTTCTCGTTGAATAATACGGGTGTTTTGTCTGTTTCTTCTGCAGGCACATACCATTCAGCTGCGACGAGTTTATAGCTGCCGTCCTTCAGTGGCTCATAAACCAAGATTTCCGGTCTTTTGATGTGGAGTTTTGCGTCATCCGCGCGGTTCGGTTTGACCAAGTGAATCCCCATATTCGGTACACAGGCTCCTGGAACTAATCCGGTGAATCCTTCATCCAGCGCAACATCGATGTCCCGGTACTTTTTAAGCGCTCTTTTGCTGATGGTCAGCTCCTTTTTCACAGTGAACTTGTAGTCGTAGTCGTCGCCACCGTTGTCGTGATGGCGTGGATGCGCACTGACTGATGACATGGCAGACAGGCTAAGAAATGCGACCATGATGGCGACGAGAAACTTTTTCATTGTACTTCCTCCTTGATAAATATTTAATATATGTATCAATAAATTGATATTTAGTTCAACTACATTATATACCTGATGATTTGAATTGCAAGACAATTCCGTTAAATATTCAGAATATTTTATACGATTATTTCAATTCTTTTGTATTTGACTTCAACAGAGCAACTGGGAGTAAACATAAAGGGGGCTTGGCCAACAGATACACCAGCAATGTTTCTTTTTGCTATTTAAAAGGGTTGAAGAGGCGAGAAGTTGAATTAAGAAACTAAAGCGAAAGGAGCTGCGGCAAATGAAAATCGACCGGCTGGATCATCTGGTTTTAACAGTCAGTAGCATCGAACGCACTTGCGAATTCTACCATGAAGCTTTAGGGCTGGACACCCATACATTTGGCGACAATAGAAAAGCTTTAAGGTTTGGAAACCAGAAAATCAATTTACATGAAAAGGGCAAAGAATTTGAGCCGAAAGCAAAAATGCCTACGCCAGGCAGTGCTGATCTTTGTTTTATAACGGAAGTTCCTATAGCTGAAGTTATTCAGCATTTGAAGAAATGTCATTTAGGAATTGAAGAAGGTCCGCTTGAAAGGACAGGAGCAACAGCAGGAATCACATCTGTCTACATCAGAGATCCAGATGAAAACTTAATTGAAATCTCTAATTATAATTAAGCAATGGCAGTAGAACTGGTTAGCAGTGAAAACAGTCTGAAATATAAAATTAAGTTCAATTGCTTCGTCATCAATGAGAGCCCTACAAAATACTTAAGTTGAATAAGCACCAATCGGTATTAGGAATGTAAGGCTCTCGCAAGCAGCATTCCGACTTAAGAAATACTGGGTATAATTGAAAAACAAAATGCGGATAGAAGGAAATTTACAACTAAAAATCTAAGTGGGCAATCAATTACTTTTGCATCGTAAATATAAAGATACAACAATTTTTTCGGAAACTTGTTATCACGGAACGAATACCATACAGTGAAGAATAGCAGAGACTTGCAGTCGTGGATAACAGAGAGGTGGAAGTTAGAAAGGGGCAGCCCCATGCAGAAAACGGCTTGGCATCAACTTACTGTTCAAGAAGTATTTGAAGCGCTTCAGACAGATGAAACGATAGGATTAACGGAAGAAGAAGCGGAAAAAAGAAGTAAGCAATCGGGGCTAAATGTGCTTCCGGAACCCAAAAAAGAACCAGCCATATTGCGATTTCTTAAACATTTCAATGACGTACTGATCTACGTCTTGATGGGAGCGGCAGTCATTACATTTCTATTGGGGCATTATATTGATACATCAGTCATTATACTGGTTATCGTAATCAACGCAACAATCGGTTTTTTTCAGGAAAGTAAAGCGGAAAAAGCACTAGAAGGCATACGAGAAATGCTGTCTTTAAAAGCAACAGTGGTCCGTAACGGTACGAGAACGGCCATTCGTTCTGCCGAGCTAGTATCAGGGGATATCGTTGTTTTAAGCGCAGGAGATAAAGTACCTGCAGATATCCGCATCTTTGAAGCGGTCAATTTGAATGTAGAGGAATCGTCTTTAACAGGAGAATCGGAATCGATTGAAAAAAGCAGCAGGGCATTGCTTAAAGACACAGTATTGGCTGACCGGTGGAATATGCTGTATGCAGGTACGTCTATTTCTTCAGGTTCAGGCATTGGAGTGGTAGTAGAAATTGGTAATAATACGGAGTTAGGGAAAATCAATGCCTCTATTTCTGAAGTGGATCAGCTGCAAACCCCATTACTCCGGCAGATTTCTGAATTTGGAAAAGTCATTTCCGCTATTATTTTGATAAGTGCAGCTATGATGTTCTTTATTGGATATATCTTTCATGACTACGGGACAGCAGAGCTGCTATTGTCGATTATCGGGTTAACCGTAGCGGCAATTCCCGAAGGGCTTCCGGCAGTCTTATCAATCATACTCGCAATTGGCGTGCAAAGGATGGCCGGAGAAAATGCAATTGTACGCAGTTTGCCTTCTGTTGAGACGCTAGGTGCTGTCTCTGTTATTTGTTCCGATAAAACGGGTACATTGACTAAAAATGAAATGACGGTTACGTCGATTTTGATGAGAGATGGAGATTTTGAAGTGACAGGAACAGGATATGCTCCAGAAGGCGCTATTTCATTGAATCAAAAGGAAGTTCGGCTTACGGAGTTTCCATTACTAAAGCGGTTTCTGGTTTGTGTTAAAACAGTCAATGAAGCGGACTTGAGATACAATAAGCAAGGCCATTGGGTTATTAGCGGTGATGCCACGGAAGGATGCCTCATCACTTTGGCTGAAAAAGCGGATGAAAGGGTTGGGAAATTGGAAAGCCAGTCCAAGATCCCTTTTGATTCGTCGTATAAATATATGGCTTCGCTTGTAGAGATGGAAGGGCAAAAAGTGATATTTGTAAAAGGAGCTCCTGAACAAATATTTAAAATGGCCAATCTAGAAACAGCCAATCATCAAGGGGCAATATGGCAAAAGAAAATACAGGAACACGCGAAAAAAGGAGAACGGCTAATAGCAGCTGCCGCAAAACCAGTTGATTTTTCTGTCAAGAGCATCGACCACAGCGACATGGAAAGCGGATTTGAAATCATCGGTTTGGCGGGCATTATCGATCCGCCGCGTGAAGAAGTGATCGATTCTATCCGGCAATGCAAAGAAGCTGGAATCCGTGTCAAAATGATTACGGGCGACCATAAGGATACGGCAGTAGCAATCGGCGCTAAAATGGGAATCGGAAGCGACGGTTTGGTAGTGGAAGGAAAAGATTTGGACCGGATGAGCAAAGAGGAATTGTCTGAGGCAGCGTTGAAATACGATATTTTTGCACGGACCAGCCCGGATAACAAGTTTCACTTGGTTCAGGCGCTTCAAGCTGAAGGCCATATTTGCGCCATGACCGGAGACGGGGTAAACGATGCACCTGCTTTGAAACGGGCGGATATTGGTGTGGCGATGGGCATCAAAGGAACGGAAGTAACAAAAGAGGCAGCGGATATGGTGCTGGTTGATGATAATTTTAATACGATTGTCAAAGCGGTCAAAGAAGGTCGGCGTGTTTACGACAATTTGAAAAAGACGATTTTATTTATCTTGCCGACCAATGTGGCGGAAGGTTTTTTAATATTTGTCAGTATCTTGTTCGGCACGGTAATGCCACTGACTCCCGTACAGATTCTATGGGTTAATATGATTTCAGCTGTCACGATTTCAATGGCGATTGCATTTGAAAAGCTGGAACCCGGTGCTATGAAAAGGCCGCCTAGAAGACCCGACACAAAGCTGTTGAGCCGTTATTATCTTTTCCGTATTGCGTTTGTTTCTGCCGTAATCTGCGGTGGGATACTAGCTATGCTGGAAGAAGCAAAGGACATGAACTATAATGCAGCTATCCTTCATACCATGGCGCTGCAAGCATTGGTGATTTCTCAATTGCTTTATTTATTCAATTGCAGAAGTGAAAAAGGATTTGCATTTAACCGAGAATTCTTTTCGAATAAAGCCGCTTTTCTTGTATCCGGTATTTTGATTGCCGTCCAACTGGCGGTTACTTACGTTCCTTTTATGAATATCTTATTGGGCACCGCACCACTTGCACTGGAATATTGGGTGTGGCCACTGGCTATTGGCCTCATTGTGTTTGTTATGGTAGAACTGGAAAAATGGGTGGCTCGCAAATTTTTTACGGCAAAATCATAAACTGAACGATCCGAATTGCATATGTTGAAGTAAAATTTTTTCTGAAGTTTATAAGATAGATGCATTGGTTTAGTATCAGGTATTTATTTTCGCCATTAGAAACTGAAGCCGCTGAAAATTTTCTTCCCCAATTCTACGCCTGATTTTCCCTCGTTTCATCGCTGGGGCTTCTCGATGTTCGTCAATCAGCAGAAGCACATCGAAAACGAATGGTTCTGGGTACTCTAAAGCAGAAAGAATCGGATAGGCCATGTACATGGAAACATGCTCATAGCCATAGAAGTTGTCCTGTTCAATAGGCACAGGTTTCCGGACATGGGGCTTGCCAATCCCATGGAGAAGCATTGCCCAGGAAAGAAGAGCGCGTTCTTGGCGGTTCAGAACATCCAGTTGAACCTGTTTAAACAGTTTATAGGAACGGTAAGCGACGGCTTCCATTTCAGGGTGAGTGATGAGTGCGCTTGATTCTTCAAACGATCTGTAGAGGGCAAGGATATCTTCGAACGTGGTGTTTTCAGACCCGATAAGCTGTCGGAGGCTTTGTGCTTCTGAAGACTTTATAGAAGGCTTAAACCCGGAAACAATGCTGATTTTATCCAACTTCTCATCTCTTCTCGGAAACTGCAAAGCCCGGATGTAGCGTTCCAGAATCGCTTCGGGTACCCGTTCCCGGTCATTTCGCATGCGGTTGCGCTGCTTCAGCACTTCAACTGGTGTGAAGAACAGGATTGCTTCTGTTTCGGCTTCCATTTTCCGAAGGCGATTCAGAAGGCTTTTCCTTCTTGAAGAAGCTAGGTTGGTGGCATCGTAAATGACGTCGCGGCCGGCAGTGAGGGAAGCGGCGGTCTGCTGGTATAGTTCTTCGAAAACTGTACGGTGGTCAATCGGTTCCTTCACACTAAACCTTTCGTGGGCGATTCGGTCCGATGACAAGTGAATCCATCCCGTTTCTGTCTCAGTGATTTTCGCAGCAAACGTCGATTTTCCGCTCCCCGGAAGGCCAATGAGCATTTTTAGCCGCGGCATCCCATCACTCCTCTCAATCCGTTTTTCTGTCAAAATACATTGCTTAGTTGTTATAATAACTGAATATTAGACAGATTCAATAGTATAAGGGACAGAGGAGGGCATTTATGAAACACATACATAGCGATATTCTGCAGTTTCGGGGAAACCATTATGATTTTGGCTGGATGCAGGGGGAACTGTTGAAAGAATCCATTACACTTGAAAACCGCAGAAAGCAATGGAAAGTAAAAAGACCGCGGTTTCAAATCGATGTGGAAGAAACCAAAACTGCCTTTGAACAATTTGCACCGGGAATCTGGCAGGAGTTGAACGGTTTGCGGGACAGCCTGAATTTGCCGATGGAGGAAGTCTTGCGCGACTTTGGCGGCTACCGGATTGATGCAATGCCTTCAGGGTGTTCAATCGTTACAGGAGAGGACTTCATGGTGCGGAATTACGATTTCCACCCACAGACTTATGAAGGGCGCTTCAGTGTGTTTCAGCCGGCAGACGGCGGCTATGCCATGATCGGACCGACTTCGCGTATTGCTGGACGGATGGATGGCATGAACGAGAAAGGCCTGGCAATGGGGTACAATTTCACGCACCGAAAAAAACCGGGAGACGGTTTTGTTTGTTACATGATCGGCCGCATCATTTTGGAGACATGTGCGACCGTGCAAGAAGTCATGGAATTAGTAAAAGCGATTCCTCACCGGGGCTCGTTCAGCTACGTCGTAACTGATCTCAGCGGAGAGACTTTTGTAATCGAAGCAAGCCCGAGAGCAGTCGACGTGCGCAAAACGAACGTTTGCACCAATCATTTTGAAATCCAGTCACATGAAAACCGCAACTATTTAAAAGACTCCCATCAGCGACTTGAAGCAATTGTGTCTCAACCTAAAGAAACAACCGATGCGTATAAAGCATACCGGCTGTTCAATGACATGGACAAAGGCGTGTTTTCAACAGATTACAAGAGCTGGGCAGGGACCATCCATACTTCTGTTTATTTGCCGAAAGACAAACAAGTCTGGTTTTCGATTGGCGGCAACCAGAAGCCGGCTGTTTTTGATTTCGGGGAGTGGCTGAAAGGGCAGGATTTTGAAGAACAGAAAGTTTATGGTGAAATTGACACGGACATCGGCTTTGCCCATCTGGAAAAGAACTACGCTTATAAATAAGAAAAGCGGAAGCATCTGTTTAGCTCCGACAAGCGCTGGAGGATTGCCGGAAATGGCGTCCTTTGCCATGGCTGGCAAGGCAGAAGCGACTCGAGGGGCTAGATGCTGGAGTCTGGACAATAAGAAAAGCGGAAGCACCTGTTTAGCCCCGACGAGCGCTGGAGGGCTTGTCGGGAAATGGCGTTCTTTGCCATGGCCGGCAAGTCAGAAGCGACTCGAGGGGCTAGATGCTGGAGTCTGGACAATAAGAAAAGTGGAAGCACCTGTTTAGCACCGAAAAGTGTTTAGATAACTGAAAAAGGAGTTGTCCCATTACTTTGGGGACAACTCCTTTTTTACATTTCCGCCATATGAACAAAGGGCAGATGGGTATCGATTTTTCCGTTGATCCGCTTGGCATACAAGCGTTCTCCCTGGAGCCAGCGGCCGAAATCAAACATCAGCGGCAAGCGGTCCGGACCGATTGCAAAGCCGACTTCCAGGCTATGCGGGAAGTAAGAGGCCGTATGCAAGGTGCCGGAAGCGGTCGTGTATTTCTTTGAGAAGACGCCCTGGTCGGAGTCGTTGAGCAGACGGAACGCGCTGTAGGCATCCGCCATGTTCTGGTAAGCGAGCATGGTTTCTTCCCGGCGGCGTGAATCATCAGTCTGGTAGCGGTTTTCTTCTGTCAGCAATTCAAAATGATTGGTGGATACCGACGACTCGCGGACTACCACGGAACGCGGTGAAGCTTCCACGACAACCGACTTTCCGGTGCGGTCCAGCAGCACATAGCTGAATGAACGGCGGTGCGGAATGTCTTTCAGCAAATCGATGGCTTCTTCAATGGAAGCACAATTCTCTAAAATCAGCCGGCCGATCATATTGCAGATAAAGCCGTCTTCTGAATTGCGTCGGTTGATGAAGTTGTAGCCCATCGCCAAACCTTTTTCATTCAGTCCGTCAGTTCGCCCGGTGATCTGCATGGTCGGCCCGATTGTGGCATATCCGCCGTCAGTCGGCTGGTACAGCGCAAATCGGCCCTCATAGCCTTGAGGCGCGCTGTCGTAATTACGGACCATGAAATCGGAGCCGGTGAAGATGGAGCAGCCGCTGCGCACGTATTCCAAATAATAGCCGCCGAACTCGCGGATGGCATCGTGCAGATCCCATTCGAGACTATCGGCCAGGCCAGTGATTTCCTCCCAAATTTTTGGAGCGAACGATTGAAGCATTTCTGTCGCTTGCTGTTCATTTATCAATAAACTTTTGCTTGATGAATTTCTTTGTTTGCGGCGGTTTGGCAGCAGAATCGAATCTTTCAACCGCTCGCCTTGCATAAAACCGAAATCATAATGGCTTCCACGGAATTGGATAATATCGCTATGCACTCGTTTCACTTGAAGACCTTCTTTTCTCTCGGATTAACAAGATTTTACTGCATCCTGCGCGAAATAGAAAAGAATATGCTTAAGAAGTCAGACAACCTGTATTTCCGCTTCTCCACCGTTGATGCCTGTGAACATATTGGAAGCCGCCGTCAGCAGCTGCAAGGCGGTGTCCTTCTCCATGGAAGGGCGCAAGTAAAAGATATGTAAGGCGTTTTTCGTAGCTTCTGTCACAGCGGTTCGTTTGGAATCGACATAAGGGCTGCCAAAGGCGCCTTGTGCGTCTTTTGAAACGAGAATATTCGTTAAAGTGTTCACCCGGTTATTCAGGCCTTCAAACTGGTCCTTAGAGGTGCCAATGTTAATCTCCACATCCCCTTCGATTTTGTCCGCATCGTATAAGCCAAGCGGTATTTCGTATTGCAGTGACAGAAAGCTGTTCATATCGACAGCCGAGTGGATGGACTGGAGGTAGTTTTGTTTTTTGATGCGGCGGTACAGTGCTTCTGCAGATGGCCGATAACGGCTCGGATCAGCGCCGAGCGCTTTCCAGATCAGCTGCCATTCCAGAAGGCCGGGAAAGTCGGTGAGTTCTTTTTCTTCCAAATCAAAATACAGCTGTTCCTGGAAAAGCTGGAGCCGGCCTTTTAACATTTGAGGTGACTCGGAAACGGTGATATTGTTATAATGAATAGTTCCTATTT is from Planococcus liqunii and encodes:
- a CDS encoding DUF47 domain-containing protein yields the protein MAFKKKDKFAVLLGEIALNLKESAAYFADYKLREISDLKIFSNTMKDYETKGDNYVHTIIQDLNQAFITPIEREDILALAMTMDDVLDGLDHTASMFEMYSIINADEFMLEFVEAIRLSTIEIETAVDLMSSKKLPAMREHAIKIKDYESQCDVTRRHAIKHLFQTEKDPIRIIQYKEIYEELEEIADHCQKVANTFESIIMKNA
- a CDS encoding inorganic phosphate transporter — protein: MDMVLLLTVLIVVFAVVFDFINGFHDTANSIATAVSTKALKPRHAIMLAAIMNFVGAMAFTGVAKTITKDIVDPFTLTNGTVVILAALLAAIIWNLVTWYYGIPSSSSHALIGSIAGAAIAAAGFTALNYGGFIKILQALILSPVLAFAVGYIVYSIFKVVFKNNNLTKTNRNFRLIQIATAALQSFSHGTNDAQKAMGIITMALIVNNYQSSDDIQLWVQALCALAMALGTSVGGWRIIKTVGGKIMKIRPVNGVAADLTGAAVIFGATFIHLPVSTTHVISSSIMGVGASHRLKGVKWGTAKTMLITWLITMPISALLAGSIYFILNIFL
- a CDS encoding VOC family protein, with translation MKIDRLDHLVLTVSSIERTCEFYHEALGLDTHTFGDNRKALRFGNQKINLHEKGKEFEPKAKMPTPGSADLCFITEVPIAEVIQHLKKCHLGIEEGPLERTGATAGITSVYIRDPDENLIEISNYN
- a CDS encoding cation-transporting P-type ATPase; this translates as MQKTAWHQLTVQEVFEALQTDETIGLTEEEAEKRSKQSGLNVLPEPKKEPAILRFLKHFNDVLIYVLMGAAVITFLLGHYIDTSVIILVIVINATIGFFQESKAEKALEGIREMLSLKATVVRNGTRTAIRSAELVSGDIVVLSAGDKVPADIRIFEAVNLNVEESSLTGESESIEKSSRALLKDTVLADRWNMLYAGTSISSGSGIGVVVEIGNNTELGKINASISEVDQLQTPLLRQISEFGKVISAIILISAAMMFFIGYIFHDYGTAELLLSIIGLTVAAIPEGLPAVLSIILAIGVQRMAGENAIVRSLPSVETLGAVSVICSDKTGTLTKNEMTVTSILMRDGDFEVTGTGYAPEGAISLNQKEVRLTEFPLLKRFLVCVKTVNEADLRYNKQGHWVISGDATEGCLITLAEKADERVGKLESQSKIPFDSSYKYMASLVEMEGQKVIFVKGAPEQIFKMANLETANHQGAIWQKKIQEHAKKGERLIAAAAKPVDFSVKSIDHSDMESGFEIIGLAGIIDPPREEVIDSIRQCKEAGIRVKMITGDHKDTAVAIGAKMGIGSDGLVVEGKDLDRMSKEELSEAALKYDIFARTSPDNKFHLVQALQAEGHICAMTGDGVNDAPALKRADIGVAMGIKGTEVTKEAADMVLVDDNFNTIVKAVKEGRRVYDNLKKTILFILPTNVAEGFLIFVSILFGTVMPLTPVQILWVNMISAVTISMAIAFEKLEPGAMKRPPRRPDTKLLSRYYLFRIAFVSAVICGGILAMLEEAKDMNYNAAILHTMALQALVISQLLYLFNCRSEKGFAFNREFFSNKAAFLVSGILIAVQLAVTYVPFMNILLGTAPLALEYWVWPLAIGLIVFVMVELEKWVARKFFTAKS
- a CDS encoding ATP-binding protein, which gives rise to MPRLKMLIGLPGSGKSTFAAKITETETGWIHLSSDRIAHERFSVKEPIDHRTVFEELYQQTAASLTAGRDVIYDATNLASSRRKSLLNRLRKMEAETEAILFFTPVEVLKQRNRMRNDRERVPEAILERYIRALQFPRRDEKLDKISIVSGFKPSIKSSEAQSLRQLIGSENTTFEDILALYRSFEESSALITHPEMEAVAYRSYKLFKQVQLDVLNRQERALLSWAMLLHGIGKPHVRKPVPIEQDNFYGYEHVSMYMAYPILSALEYPEPFVFDVLLLIDEHREAPAMKRGKIRRRIGEENFQRLQFLMAKINT
- a CDS encoding C45 family autoproteolytic acyltransferase/hydolase produces the protein MKHIHSDILQFRGNHYDFGWMQGELLKESITLENRRKQWKVKRPRFQIDVEETKTAFEQFAPGIWQELNGLRDSLNLPMEEVLRDFGGYRIDAMPSGCSIVTGEDFMVRNYDFHPQTYEGRFSVFQPADGGYAMIGPTSRIAGRMDGMNEKGLAMGYNFTHRKKPGDGFVCYMIGRIILETCATVQEVMELVKAIPHRGSFSYVVTDLSGETFVIEASPRAVDVRKTNVCTNHFEIQSHENRNYLKDSHQRLEAIVSQPKETTDAYKAYRLFNDMDKGVFSTDYKSWAGTIHTSVYLPKDKQVWFSIGGNQKPAVFDFGEWLKGQDFEEQKVYGEIDTDIGFAHLEKNYAYK
- a CDS encoding C45 family autoproteolytic acyltransferase/hydolase translates to MKRVHSDIIQFRGSHYDFGFMQGERLKDSILLPNRRKQRNSSSKSLLINEQQATEMLQSFAPKIWEEITGLADSLEWDLHDAIREFGGYYLEYVRSGCSIFTGSDFMVRNYDSAPQGYEGRFALYQPTDGGYATIGPTMQITGRTDGLNEKGLAMGYNFINRRNSEDGFICNMIGRLILENCASIEEAIDLLKDIPHRRSFSYVLLDRTGKSVVVEASPRSVVVRESSVSTNHFELLTEENRYQTDDSRRREETMLAYQNMADAYSAFRLLNDSDQGVFSKKYTTASGTLHTASYFPHSLEVGFAIGPDRLPLMFDFGRWLQGERLYAKRINGKIDTHLPFVHMAEM
- a CDS encoding B3/B4 domain-containing protein, coding for MELSIHPSIIEILPDFKIGTIHYNNITVSESPQMLKGRLQLFQEQLYFDLEEKELTDFPGLLEWQLIWKALGADPSRYRPSAEALYRRIKKQNYLQSIHSAVDMNSFLSLQYEIPLGLYDADKIEGDVEINIGTSKDQFEGLNNRVNTLTNILVSKDAQGAFGSPYVDSKRTAVTEATKNALHIFYLRPSMEKDTALQLLTAASNMFTGINGGEAEIQVV